In a single window of the Acetivibrio clariflavus DSM 19732 genome:
- a CDS encoding nucleotidyltransferase domain-containing protein — translation MDSCDLLERFVQKNIAILGDNLVGIYLHGSAAMGCFNAEKSDIDLIVVVKSELPKEIKREYMDMVVKLNNEAPAKGIEISIVRETVCKPFVYPTPFELHFSIAHLNWYQSNPDEYVDKMKGTDKDLAAHFTVIRHRGKTIYGEEIKNVFSSVSKEDYFDSVWNDIKGARIEIIDNPTYIEQIEFQSYIFR, via the coding sequence ATGGATAGTTGTGATTTATTGGAACGCTTTGTTCAAAAAAATATAGCAATTTTGGGAGATAATTTAGTCGGAATATATTTACATGGTTCTGCAGCTATGGGATGCTTCAATGCCGAAAAGAGCGATATAGATCTTATAGTTGTTGTAAAAAGTGAACTTCCAAAAGAAATCAAGCGTGAATATATGGATATGGTAGTGAAATTAAATAATGAAGCACCGGCGAAGGGAATAGAGATTAGCATCGTTAGAGAGACAGTGTGTAAACCGTTTGTATATCCCACACCTTTCGAATTGCACTTCTCTATTGCTCATTTAAACTGGTACCAGTCAAACCCGGATGAATATGTAGATAAAATGAAAGGAACAGACAAAGATTTGGCAGCGCATTTTACAGTTATTCGACATAGAGGAAAAACTATCTATGGCGAAGAAATAAAGAATGTGTTTTCAAGTGTCAGCAAAGAGGACTATTTTGATAGCGTATGGAATGATATTAAAGGCGCGAGAATAGAAATTATTGATAATCCAACATATATTGAACAAATTGAGTTTCAAAGTTATATCTTCCGCTAA
- a CDS encoding Athe_2463 domain-containing protein, with protein sequence MKRIIAFILILILILPNCIKAKEFNLSPKELVDMANKEIINLGLFGEEYFSKDFNIAGKPLSENEHLRGYRNYIVYGEPHGDFRENRYRYLGYTMMDAEFTNYLFPNDVTSKTGLWNRNWIEMPLNNSLTMNRKELISELDTFDNHPIYEESIRLGLKLISRKNPDGSLLDFPDDKIAERQWHKYVHIYQPPTSVSWGCGIMFHNDGKNYLTVPLSPEGLRGDLSVQFEEIPSSVAAGKKVQVLVQVKSTFKRDLTEADGSAPEFKWEITDKATNKPVPSVKYYGYVEKDTGKIELSANGETALFAEFEMPEHEVNIKFEINKEGVNPAETYLDNNVLNAVITPAIKINTFGDIELDYNILSRKVNFPLADGRAITAKLSAPSGRLTGNAWGTLNIYNDSVNLFRGFENQTIKVNEPAGTIIKYPEINTTIHRKDATYDSNSNSYDNPMERKWLDGPAVKTAVGAISFGGRAYANYIYTVTRTNEDGSTYTETRTGITSADFDSGTDTKNITTRIYNGKPVIPAKTFENKIENNTPNYLIKNLWWTSEPYELDVVRWMCHQDVDGSLYGWTAVPGRYKRTFTQQNSAIIKWNVLSTMENEYKRSREAARSMDYRKSEYDKAVFASDIIFKNVDYPIKSGYYLNPTGTYTFTVETITYKPTNDETEDHKELVEAVINSFRYETDLMYINSNNQPVNLQNELLTKSGNSYARRPAALTAKDPTGVDGVKMLYVEKTNYTRDYEELKHSEKSGEYTHEYFKAILEGYEESGTLESRDKYKYREYIKDGQKIYKITEKTTVTIKINPENRKLYTYINMPDGKYTVAAWIGDIALSEANSEFKKLGTLKGIYNFDTIEVTVKGNLYDDQNPVIGR encoded by the coding sequence ATGAAACGAATAATTGCTTTTATACTCATCTTAATCTTAATATTACCAAATTGTATAAAAGCTAAAGAATTCAATTTAAGTCCAAAAGAACTAGTTGATATGGCAAATAAGGAAATAATAAATTTAGGACTTTTTGGCGAAGAGTACTTTAGTAAAGATTTCAATATAGCTGGAAAGCCTTTGTCAGAAAATGAGCATTTAAGAGGATATAGAAACTATATTGTATATGGAGAACCGCATGGTGATTTCAGGGAAAATAGGTACCGTTATTTGGGATACACAATGATGGATGCTGAGTTCACAAATTATTTGTTTCCTAATGATGTAACTTCTAAAACTGGATTGTGGAATAGAAATTGGATTGAAATGCCATTAAATAATTCGTTAACGATGAATAGGAAAGAATTAATTAGTGAATTGGATACCTTTGATAACCACCCAATATATGAAGAGAGCATAAGATTAGGGCTAAAACTAATATCAAGAAAAAATCCCGACGGTTCTCTACTGGACTTTCCCGACGACAAAATTGCCGAAAGACAATGGCACAAATATGTTCACATATACCAACCGCCCACAAGCGTAAGCTGGGGATGTGGCATTATGTTTCATAACGACGGCAAAAACTATTTGACTGTACCGCTGTCACCGGAAGGACTTAGGGGTGACCTCAGTGTTCAATTTGAAGAAATACCGTCAAGTGTTGCAGCAGGTAAAAAAGTACAAGTACTTGTACAAGTTAAATCTACATTCAAAAGAGACTTGACTGAAGCCGACGGAAGTGCGCCGGAATTCAAATGGGAGATAACAGATAAAGCAACAAATAAGCCGGTACCTTCGGTAAAGTATTATGGCTATGTGGAGAAGGATACCGGCAAAATTGAACTATCTGCTAATGGTGAAACTGCACTTTTTGCAGAATTTGAAATGCCGGAACATGAAGTAAACATTAAGTTTGAGATAAATAAAGAAGGAGTGAACCCAGCAGAAACTTATCTTGACAATAATGTTTTAAATGCAGTGATAACACCGGCAATAAAAATTAACACCTTTGGAGATATAGAACTTGACTACAATATATTGAGCAGAAAAGTTAATTTTCCTTTAGCTGACGGTAGGGCTATAACTGCAAAACTGTCGGCACCAAGTGGAAGATTGACCGGAAATGCCTGGGGAACATTAAATATATACAATGACTCTGTTAATTTGTTCAGAGGATTTGAAAATCAAACAATAAAAGTGAATGAACCGGCAGGTACCATAATAAAGTATCCGGAAATTAACACAACAATACATAGAAAAGATGCTACATACGATTCAAACAGCAATAGTTATGACAACCCCATGGAAAGAAAATGGCTGGACGGACCGGCGGTAAAAACAGCCGTTGGGGCAATTAGCTTTGGGGGAAGAGCATATGCCAATTACATATACACCGTTACCAGAACCAATGAGGATGGCAGTACATACACAGAAACGAGAACAGGTATTACCAGTGCGGATTTTGATTCCGGTACCGATACAAAAAACATAACGACTAGAATATACAACGGCAAGCCTGTAATACCGGCAAAGACTTTTGAGAATAAAATAGAGAATAATACACCGAACTATTTAATAAAAAATTTGTGGTGGACAAGCGAACCCTATGAATTGGATGTGGTACGCTGGATGTGTCACCAGGATGTAGATGGCTCACTATATGGATGGACAGCAGTACCGGGACGTTATAAAAGGACATTTACACAACAGAATAGCGCTATAATTAAATGGAATGTTTTAAGTACTATGGAAAACGAATACAAAAGAAGCCGTGAAGCTGCAAGAAGTATGGATTACAGAAAATCCGAATATGACAAAGCTGTCTTTGCATCGGATATAATATTTAAGAATGTGGATTATCCCATTAAGTCAGGATATTATTTAAATCCTACAGGAACATATACATTTACTGTTGAAACAATCACATACAAACCGACGAACGATGAAACCGAAGACCATAAAGAACTGGTGGAAGCAGTTATCAATTCTTTCAGGTATGAGACGGATTTAATGTATATAAACAGCAATAATCAACCGGTAAATCTGCAAAATGAGTTACTGACCAAAAGCGGGAACAGTTATGCGAGACGTCCTGCTGCATTAACAGCAAAAGATCCGACCGGAGTTGACGGTGTGAAGATGCTTTACGTAGAGAAGACGAATTACACCAGAGATTATGAGGAATTGAAACACAGTGAAAAAAGCGGCGAATACACCCATGAATACTTTAAAGCCATACTTGAGGGATATGAGGAGTCGGGGACGCTTGAGAGCAGGGATAAGTATAAATACAGAGAATACATAAAAGACGGACAGAAGATATACAAAATAACCGAAAAAACAACAGTTACCATAAAAATTAATCCTGAAAACAGAAAGTTATATACGTATATAAACATGCCGGACGGAAAATATACGGTAGCAGCGTGGATTGGTGATATTGCACTGTCTGAAGCAAACAGTGAATTTAAAAAACTTGGCACTTTAAAAGGAATATACAATTTTGATACAATTGAGGTAACAGTAAAAGGGAATCTTTATGACGACCAAAACCCCGTAATTGGACGCTGA
- the spoIIE gene encoding stage II sporulation protein E, which produces MKTQFIPNQKLRDLGYEKTKGGILGGLAVSKGNIVLLLVTFLLGRVSLFDSLMPFGMAFYAASAGICTNRVLMAAAVIMGMLTGGAVEELYVGLMFLVSFTVIERLFKNKTARDGIKYSLIGLVSIAVSQLIPVSMHGFLLYDILRALLYTALVFSLIFIFRRSIPLIDGTGINREISSEEAISLAMLAAIALTGFGDMQIAGASLTNVFGILAVMLFSYKAGPAVGSTVGIIVGLVVTLSNPVTPLIIGTYGFCGLLAGVFRNLGKTGAALGFVIGNAILTLYINGSTEVLLYIKDMIFSSIIFTAIPQKTINGFMGVFSASPAVLKDKASYSERIKELTVERLNNFAKAFQELSKTFDEISQAKMVTGNQDISCLFDRVADKVCKDCSLCLHCWDRNFYNTYQVMFRVVESLEKKGWIEETDIPEYFMERCERIGEFVKQVNNIYELFKVDMSWKNRMGESRGLISQQLDGLSNVISNLALEINNDIEFKGDLEEKLLSELENSGVKVKDVVVYKNKWDKFEVNIFHKGCAGANKCLDSIEKMVSDVLKRRMVKDRSECVYNHKLGTCNLKLVEEEVFSITTGVARMSKHESMISGDNYTFLNIGDGKHVMALSDGMGTGQRAFNQSKAAIGLLEQFMETGFDKDTAIRLINSILVLKSDDDSFATIDLCAVDLYDGKVEFVKIGAVPTFIKRPRKIEVIKTVSLPAGILSNIETELVCKNVSNGDFIIMVTDGIIDSFKQEEGGEQTLIKFIEDLDSINPQVIADSILAEACSRCRNKPVDDMTVLVAKIWKR; this is translated from the coding sequence ATGAAAACACAGTTTATTCCTAATCAGAAATTAAGGGATTTAGGGTATGAAAAAACAAAAGGAGGTATTTTGGGAGGACTGGCTGTATCAAAAGGAAATATTGTATTGCTTTTAGTGACCTTTTTATTAGGAAGAGTATCTTTATTTGACAGTCTTATGCCTTTTGGTATGGCATTTTATGCAGCTTCGGCAGGTATATGCACAAACAGGGTTTTGATGGCAGCGGCAGTAATAATGGGAATGCTCACCGGCGGAGCAGTGGAAGAACTGTATGTTGGCTTAATGTTTCTTGTTTCCTTTACTGTAATTGAACGGCTGTTCAAGAACAAAACAGCCAGGGACGGAATTAAGTATTCGCTTATCGGACTGGTAAGCATAGCTGTTTCCCAGTTAATACCGGTGAGTATGCATGGATTTTTATTGTATGATATTTTAAGAGCTTTGTTATACACTGCGTTGGTATTTTCATTGATATTTATTTTCAGAAGAAGCATACCTTTAATTGACGGAACGGGTATTAATCGTGAGATATCCAGTGAAGAAGCAATAAGTTTGGCAATGCTGGCTGCAATTGCATTGACGGGCTTTGGAGATATGCAAATAGCAGGAGCATCTTTGACAAATGTGTTTGGTATACTGGCAGTAATGCTGTTCAGTTACAAAGCCGGGCCGGCTGTGGGTTCGACAGTGGGTATAATTGTCGGACTGGTTGTTACCCTGTCCAATCCTGTTACGCCTTTGATAATTGGAACTTATGGATTTTGCGGACTTTTGGCGGGAGTGTTCAGAAATCTTGGCAAGACCGGTGCCGCATTGGGTTTTGTTATTGGAAACGCAATACTGACCCTTTATATAAACGGATCAACGGAAGTGCTTCTATATATTAAAGATATGATTTTCTCATCTATAATTTTTACGGCTATTCCTCAAAAAACCATTAACGGCTTTATGGGTGTTTTTTCGGCCAGTCCTGCGGTTTTAAAGGATAAGGCCAGTTACAGCGAGCGTATTAAGGAATTGACTGTTGAGAGATTGAACAATTTTGCAAAAGCTTTTCAGGAACTGTCAAAGACCTTTGACGAAATATCTCAAGCCAAAATGGTAACCGGAAATCAAGACATCTCATGCCTCTTTGACCGAGTGGCGGACAAAGTGTGCAAGGACTGCAGTTTGTGCCTCCATTGCTGGGATAGGAATTTCTACAATACATACCAGGTAATGTTTAGAGTGGTGGAAAGCCTTGAGAAGAAAGGATGGATAGAAGAAACGGATATTCCGGAGTACTTTATGGAAAGATGTGAGCGCATTGGCGAGTTTGTAAAACAGGTAAATAACATTTATGAACTGTTCAAGGTGGATATGTCATGGAAGAACAGGATGGGAGAGAGCAGAGGATTGATATCCCAGCAATTGGACGGGCTTTCCAATGTGATTTCAAACCTGGCGCTGGAGATAAATAACGATATTGAATTCAAAGGAGATCTGGAGGAAAAGCTTTTGTCGGAGCTTGAAAATAGCGGGGTAAAGGTTAAGGATGTTGTAGTTTATAAAAACAAGTGGGATAAATTCGAGGTTAATATTTTCCACAAGGGATGTGCCGGGGCCAATAAATGCTTGGATTCCATTGAGAAGATGGTGTCCGATGTCCTCAAAAGAAGGATGGTAAAAGACAGAAGTGAGTGTGTGTACAACCATAAATTGGGGACATGCAATCTTAAGCTGGTGGAGGAAGAAGTTTTCAGTATAACTACAGGAGTTGCCAGAATGTCAAAGCATGAGAGCATGATTTCTGGGGATAATTATACCTTTTTGAACATTGGCGACGGTAAGCATGTTATGGCTTTAAGCGACGGAATGGGTACCGGACAGCGAGCTTTTAACCAAAGCAAGGCAGCCATCGGGCTATTGGAGCAGTTTATGGAAACCGGCTTTGACAAGGATACTGCTATAAGGCTGATCAATTCAATACTTGTGCTGAAATCCGACGATGATTCCTTTGCCACTATTGACCTCTGTGCTGTAGACCTTTATGACGGTAAGGTTGAATTTGTGAAAATTGGGGCTGTGCCGACATTTATAAAAAGGCCGCGCAAAATTGAAGTTATTAAAACCGTTTCCCTGCCGGCAGGCATATTGAGCAATATAGAAACCGAGCTCGTATGCAAAAACGTAAGCAACGGAGATTTCATTATAATGGTTACTGATGGAATTATAGACTCTTTCAAGCAGGAAGAGGGGGGAGAGCAGACACTTATAAAGTTTATCGAAGACCTTGACAGTATAAATCCTCAGGTTATTGCCGACAGCATACTTGCAGAGGCATGCTCGAGATGCCGAAACAAGCCTGTGGATGATATGACCGTGCTGGTGGCAAAGATATGGAAACGGTAA
- a CDS encoding DUF3592 domain-containing protein → MEYIVYVDKKKRIIIAVITILATLFSIGMVVSEKMKSANYVSTNATVVNASNDLEYNSNIDGSWIYWVTYSFDVNGKSYTATKQEFDIFQKKVGDTAYIRYDPNNPEILENTLLQNTGIVLTLFFGLISVFLISSLRKN, encoded by the coding sequence ATGGAATACATTGTGTATGTTGATAAAAAAAAGCGAATAATAATTGCTGTTATAACTATTCTTGCAACTCTTTTTTCGATAGGAATGGTAGTAAGCGAAAAAATGAAGTCTGCAAATTATGTAAGTACTAATGCTACAGTTGTCAATGCTTCCAATGATTTGGAGTATAATTCAAATATTGACGGCTCTTGGATATATTGGGTTACATACTCATTCGATGTAAATGGCAAATCATATACGGCAACAAAGCAGGAGTTCGATATTTTTCAAAAAAAAGTCGGTGATACAGCTTATATCAGATATGATCCCAATAATCCGGAGATATTGGAAAATACGCTGTTACAAAACACAGGCATCGTATTGACCTTGTTTTTTGGCTTGATTTCAGTTTTCTTAATCTCAAGTTTGAGGAAAAATTAG
- a CDS encoding aminoglycoside adenylyltransferase domain-containing protein — translation MNSCDLLERFVQQNIAILGDNLVGIYLHGSAAMGCFNAGKSDIDLIVVVKSELSKEIKREYMDMVMKLNKEAPAKGIEISIVKEAVCNPFVYPTPFELHFSIAHLEWYKANPDEYVEKMKGTDKDLAAHFTVIRHRGKTIYGKEIKNVFSTISKEDYFDSIWNDIKGSRTEIIDNPTYFILNLCRVLAYVEDNLVLSKEEGGHWGIANVPEKYMDLISNAAKEYRNDVKMPLDEELAEEFAGYMLDRIWNGWLSYEYRKGKV, via the coding sequence ATGAATAGTTGCGATTTATTGGAGCGATTTGTTCAACAAAATATAGCAATTTTGGGAGATAATTTGGTCGGGATATATTTACATGGTTCTGCAGCTATGGGATGCTTTAATGCCGGAAAAAGTGATATAGATCTTATAGTTGTAGTAAAGAGTGAACTATCAAAGGAAATCAAGCGTGAATATATGGATATGGTAATGAAATTAAATAAGGAAGCACCGGCTAAGGGAATAGAGATTAGCATTGTGAAAGAAGCTGTATGTAATCCCTTTGTTTATCCTACACCCTTTGAACTGCACTTTTCCATTGCACATCTCGAGTGGTACAAGGCAAATCCTGATGAATATGTAGAGAAAATGAAGGGAACAGACAAAGATTTAGCAGCGCATTTTACTGTTATCCGACATAGAGGAAAAACTATCTATGGCAAAGAAATAAAGAATGTATTTTCAACTATCAGCAAAGAGGACTATTTTGATAGCATATGGAATGATATAAAAGGTTCCAGAACAGAAATTATTGATAATCCAACATATTTTATTCTTAATTTATGCAGAGTGTTGGCATATGTAGAGGACAACCTTGTTTTGTCGAAAGAGGAAGGCGGACATTGGGGAATTGCTAATGTTCCTGAGAAGTATATGGATTTGATATCAAATGCTGCGAAAGAGTATCGAAATGATGTAAAAATGCCTTTAGATGAGGAACTTGCAGAAGAATTTGCGGGCTATATGCTTGATAGGATATGGAACGGTTGGCTGAGTTATGAATATAGGAAAGGTAAAGTTTAA
- a CDS encoding Athe_2463 domain-containing protein, with translation MRYIISFALIFLLIFYTSIYAEDISRLKLVELANKEIVSMGICEEDYFDEVNKNGKKLSNSKYLTGYRNYIVYGQPHGDFKNDRYRYLGYTMNDAKFTNYLFPNDITSATGLWNREWIINPKRNELTEMRPEVQDEGIFNNNPIYEESIRLGLKLISRKNPDGSLLDFPDDKIAERQWHKYVHIYQPPTSVSWGCGIMFHNDGKNYLTVPLSPEGLRGDLSVQFEEIPSSVAAGKKVQVLVQVKSTFKRDLTEADGSAPEFKWEITDKATNKPVPSVKYYGYVEKDTGKIELSANGETALFAEFEMPEHEVNIKFEINKEGVNPAETYLDNNVLNAVITPAIKINTFGDIELDYNILSRKVNFPLADGRAITAKLSAPNGKLTGNAWGTLNIYNDSVNLFRGFENQTIKVNEPAGNIIKYPEISTTIHRKDATYDSNSNSYDNPMERKWLDGPAAKTAVGAISFGGRAYANYIYTVTRTNEDGSTYTETRTGITSADFDSGTDTKNITTRIYNGKPVIPAKTFENKIENNTPNYLIKNLWWTSEPYELDVVRWMCHQDVDGSLYGWTAVPGRYKRTFTQQNSAIIKWNVLSTMENEYKRSREAARSMDYRKSEYDKAVFASDIIFKNVDYPIKSGYYLNPTGTYTFTVETITYKPTNDETEDHKELVEAVINSFRYETDLMYINSNNQPVNLQNELLTKSGNSYARRPAALTAKDPTGVDGVKMLYVEKTNYTRDYEELKHSEKSGEYTHEYFKAILEGYEESGTLESRDKYKYREYIKDGQKIYKITEKTTVTIKINPENRKLYTYINMPDGKYTVAAWIGDIALSEANSEFKKLGTLKGVYNFDAIEVTVKGNLYDDQNPVIGR, from the coding sequence ATGAGATATATTATTTCTTTTGCTTTGATATTCCTATTAATATTTTATACTTCAATTTATGCAGAAGACATAAGTAGATTAAAACTTGTAGAATTAGCAAATAAAGAAATCGTTTCAATGGGAATATGTGAAGAAGATTATTTTGACGAAGTAAACAAAAATGGGAAGAAGTTATCTAATAGTAAGTATTTAACTGGTTATAGAAACTATATTGTTTATGGACAACCTCACGGAGACTTTAAAAACGATAGATATAGATATTTGGGATATACAATGAATGATGCCAAGTTTACTAACTATTTATTTCCTAATGATATAACTTCAGCAACAGGATTATGGAATAGGGAATGGATAATAAACCCAAAAAGAAATGAACTTACTGAAATGAGACCAGAAGTTCAGGATGAAGGAATATTCAACAACAACCCAATATATGAGGAAAGCATAAGATTAGGGCTAAAACTAATATCAAGAAAAAATCCCGACGGTTCTCTACTGGACTTTCCCGACGACAAAATTGCCGAAAGACAATGGCACAAATATGTTCACATATACCAACCGCCCACAAGCGTAAGCTGGGGATGTGGTATAATGTTTCATAACGACGGCAAAAACTATTTGACTGTACCGCTGTCACCGGAAGGACTTAGGGGTGACCTCAGTGTTCAATTTGAAGAAATACCGTCAAGTGTTGCAGCAGGTAAAAAAGTACAAGTACTTGTACAAGTTAAATCTACATTCAAAAGAGACTTGACTGAAGCCGACGGAAGTGCGCCGGAATTCAAATGGGAGATAACAGATAAAGCAACAAATAAGCCGGTACCTTCGGTAAAGTATTATGGCTATGTGGAGAAGGATACCGGCAAAATTGAACTATCTGCTAATGGTGAAACTGCACTTTTTGCAGAATTTGAAATGCCGGAACATGAAGTAAACATTAAGTTTGAGATAAATAAAGAAGGAGTGAACCCAGCAGAAACTTATCTTGACAATAATGTTTTAAATGCAGTGATAACACCGGCAATAAAAATTAACACCTTTGGAGATATAGAACTTGACTACAATATATTGAGCAGAAAAGTTAATTTTCCTTTAGCTGACGGTAGGGCTATAACTGCAAAACTGTCGGCGCCAAATGGAAAATTGACCGGAAATGCCTGGGGAACATTAAATATATACAATGACTCTGTTAATTTGTTCAGAGGATTTGAAAATCAAACAATAAAAGTGAATGAACCGGCAGGTAACATAATAAAGTATCCGGAAATTAGCACAACAATACATAGAAAAGATGCTACATATGATTCAAACAGCAATAGCTATGACAATCCCATGGAAAGAAAATGGCTGGACGGCCCGGCTGCAAAAACAGCCGTTGGGGCAATTAGCTTTGGGGGAAGAGCATATGCCAATTACATATACACCGTTACCAGAACCAATGAGGATGGCAGTACATACACAGAAACGAGAACAGGTATTACCAGTGCGGATTTTGATTCCGGTACCGATACAAAAAACATAACGACTAGAATATACAACGGCAAGCCTGTAATACCGGCAAAGACTTTTGAGAATAAAATAGAGAATAATACACCGAACTATTTAATAAAAAATTTGTGGTGGACAAGCGAACCCTATGAATTGGATGTGGTACGCTGGATGTGTCACCAGGATGTAGATGGCTCACTATATGGATGGACAGCAGTACCGGGACGTTATAAAAGGACATTTACACAACAGAATAGCGCTATAATTAAATGGAATGTTTTAAGTACTATGGAAAACGAATACAAAAGAAGCCGTGAAGCTGCAAGAAGTATGGATTACAGAAAATCCGAATATGACAAAGCTGTCTTTGCATCGGATATAATATTTAAGAATGTGGATTATCCCATTAAGTCAGGATATTATTTAAATCCTACAGGAACATATACATTTACTGTTGAAACAATCACATACAAACCGACGAACGATGAAACCGAAGACCATAAAGAACTGGTGGAAGCAGTTATCAATTCTTTCAGGTATGAGACGGATTTAATGTATATAAACAGCAATAATCAACCGGTAAATCTGCAAAATGAGTTACTGACCAAAAGCGGGAACAGTTATGCGAGACGTCCTGCTGCATTAACAGCAAAAGATCCGACCGGAGTTGACGGTGTGAAGATGCTTTACGTAGAGAAGACGAATTACACCAGAGATTATGAGGAATTGAAACACAGTGAAAAAAGCGGCGAATACACCCATGAATACTTTAAAGCCATACTTGAGGGATATGAGGAGTCGGGGACGCTTGAGAGCAGGGATAAGTATAAATACAGAGAATACATAAAAGACGGACAGAAGATATACAAAATAACCGAAAAAACAACAGTTACCATAAAAATTAATCCTGAAAACAGAAAGTTATATACGTATATAAACATGCCGGACGGAAAATATACGGTAGCAGCGTGGATTGGGGATATTGCACTGTCTGAAGCAAACAGTGAATTTAAAAAACTTGGCACATTAAAAGGAGTATACAATTTTGATGCAATTGAGGTAACAGTAAAAGGGAATCTTTATGACGATCAAAACCCTGTAATTGGGCGCTGA
- a CDS encoding copper amine oxidase N-terminal domain-containing protein: protein MTGFFSVWNVFGDMPLRIVVDGDRLFFPDAQPFIDSNGRTQVPARFIGERLGATVTWDGAAQKAVFVKGNKKLVLYIGKKEYELDGKILQMDTAALLHEDRTYVPARYVAEAFGATVRWDSVIKTVYIDTENKAVPTPQATKDPVYGWIKVETDVVDVEYEISIIWTSDIDILNLRYDAAEKIFAEVYGEEIAKEVFNYLRGKKSRWDELPRKKFYIKNKVVTARASGMEILLQVWKEGVELQ, encoded by the coding sequence ATGACAGGATTTTTTTCAGTATGGAATGTTTTTGGCGATATGCCTCTTCGTATAGTAGTAGATGGAGATAGATTGTTTTTTCCTGATGCCCAGCCTTTTATAGATTCGAATGGCAGAACACAAGTACCGGCAAGATTTATAGGAGAAAGACTGGGGGCAACCGTTACATGGGATGGTGCAGCACAGAAAGCAGTTTTTGTAAAAGGGAATAAGAAGTTAGTTCTTTATATAGGAAAGAAGGAATATGAACTGGACGGCAAGATTCTACAAATGGATACCGCAGCATTGTTACATGAGGACAGAACTTATGTACCGGCAAGATATGTGGCTGAAGCATTTGGCGCGACTGTTCGCTGGGATAGTGTAATCAAGACAGTGTATATTGATACGGAGAACAAAGCAGTACCTACACCACAGGCTACGAAGGATCCGGTGTATGGCTGGATTAAGGTTGAAACTGATGTTGTAGATGTTGAATACGAAATATCAATTATTTGGACTTCAGATATTGATATTTTAAATTTGAGATATGATGCAGCAGAAAAAATATTTGCGGAAGTTTATGGAGAAGAAATTGCAAAAGAAGTATTTAACTATCTAAGAGGAAAAAAGTCAAGATGGGATGAATTGCCTAGAAAAAAATTTTATATAAAAAATAAAGTAGTTACAGCAAGAGCATCTGGTATGGAGATTTTATTGCAAGTTTGGAAAGAAGGAGTAGAACTGCAATGA
- a CDS encoding PilZ domain-containing protein, giving the protein MINLFRDKKHMLDNTSICIDNVSHDGIRWHEVEVSGISPHGIKFFSKLSFDTEKALKNDLHVYSKLTKFDFSIEGYIVEKKAVHNGYFYNVRFNNIDERTRIQLDEILNINRSLASVAW; this is encoded by the coding sequence ATGATCAATTTATTCCGTGATAAAAAACACATGCTAGACAATACTTCAATATGCATTGACAATGTAAGTCATGACGGAATACGCTGGCACGAAGTTGAAGTATCCGGTATTTCACCCCATGGAATCAAATTTTTCTCCAAATTGAGCTTTGATACTGAAAAAGCTTTAAAGAACGATTTACATGTTTACAGCAAGCTGACAAAATTTGATTTTTCCATAGAAGGATACATAGTAGAGAAAAAAGCTGTGCATAACGGTTATTTCTACAATGTCAGGTTTAACAATATTGATGAACGTACGAGAATTCAATTGGATGAGATTTTAAATATTAACAGATCCCTTGCCTCTGTTGCTTGGTAA